The following are encoded together in the Arcticibacterium luteifluviistationis genome:
- a CDS encoding glycosyl hydrolase, translated as MHKITVFLLFLISISTLSAQEVTKNTAKPWAYWWWPGSAVNETDLATNLKTYADAGFGGMHIIPIYGVKGEEDKFIPYMSDRWLEILDFTVKEARKNGMQIDMSLGTGWPFGGAELTKNEGAKMANFEKVNGKYQLKLTNTGQKVKRAAPGGEGLVLDHFSTEAAETYFSLFGKAFKKKNYGVRAFYNDSYEVSRANWTNDFVEKFKELRGYDIAEHYDVLALDSATTEKEQRIWADYNQTLHDLLLSTFTKTYTDFTHSFGKFARNEAHGSPANILDLYGLSDVPETEFFGSKQYDIPGYRQDEDYEPSRFGTPTEYVMKMASSPAHILGKPLVSSETATWNANHFKGALSQIKPLIDESFVAGVNHVFYHGVPYSPPSAEFPGWLFYASTNFNQNSHFFKELPLLNRYIEVCQTRLQQSTPDNDVLILLPFSDLWHSVGTKSKMHMVDVHNITNGGIFSKELLSLLDDLKAAGISYDFISDSQLYDLDVVAENQSYLRIKNGLAKYKAVVIPKSVHMKKETASRLKFFHEAKVPVVFEKALPSKSFGYQDFDKRDTELKAMLSAMAEQVSKSPLTTLNAFNVGGEELGQLGLDFVRKINAKGQKEYFVSNLSVNTIDQNVWLNTTAESFGVFSPLTEDSGVLKAIDQKEGKSLIPFYLEPGQSVFFVAGGGSIEGWVWHKTSEELEIKGEWQVDFLEGNPEKPVSYVTSELSSWTNAPDTKAQYFDGYAKYSIDFSLSKLSGNAAVLSLGDVRETAKVLLNGVDLGTAWSLPFEINVPKGNLKAENHLEIVVRNTSANRIRLLDKEGVPWKKFYDINFVDITYTPFDASKWAPVSSGLLGPVKLSFE; from the coding sequence ATGCATAAAATTACAGTTTTCTTACTTTTTCTTATTTCAATTAGTACACTTTCGGCTCAAGAAGTGACCAAGAACACGGCAAAACCGTGGGCTTATTGGTGGTGGCCAGGTTCTGCCGTCAATGAAACAGATTTGGCAACTAACTTAAAAACTTATGCAGATGCTGGTTTTGGAGGCATGCACATTATTCCTATTTATGGTGTAAAAGGAGAGGAGGATAAGTTTATTCCCTACATGTCTGATAGGTGGCTAGAAATTCTTGACTTTACTGTCAAAGAAGCTCGAAAAAATGGAATGCAGATTGACATGAGTTTGGGAACGGGTTGGCCATTTGGAGGGGCAGAACTGACGAAAAATGAAGGGGCTAAGATGGCGAACTTTGAAAAGGTTAATGGCAAATACCAATTAAAACTGACTAATACTGGTCAGAAAGTAAAAAGAGCTGCACCAGGAGGTGAAGGTTTAGTGCTTGACCATTTTAGCACCGAAGCCGCCGAGACGTACTTCTCTTTGTTTGGCAAAGCCTTCAAAAAGAAAAACTACGGCGTAAGAGCTTTTTATAATGACTCTTATGAAGTTTCTAGGGCAAATTGGACAAATGATTTTGTAGAAAAATTCAAAGAACTGCGTGGCTATGATATTGCAGAGCATTACGATGTTTTGGCCTTAGATTCTGCTACCACGGAAAAGGAGCAAAGAATTTGGGCAGATTATAATCAAACACTGCATGATTTGCTTTTAAGTACATTTACCAAAACCTACACAGACTTTACTCACAGCTTTGGGAAATTTGCTAGAAATGAAGCTCACGGTTCACCGGCAAATATTTTGGATTTATATGGACTTTCTGATGTGCCAGAAACAGAATTTTTTGGCAGTAAACAATACGACATTCCTGGGTATAGACAAGACGAGGACTATGAGCCAAGCCGTTTTGGAACACCAACGGAGTATGTGATGAAGATGGCATCTTCGCCAGCACATATTTTAGGAAAACCCTTAGTCTCGTCAGAAACGGCTACGTGGAATGCCAATCATTTTAAAGGAGCACTTTCTCAAATAAAACCACTGATTGACGAGTCTTTTGTGGCGGGGGTAAATCATGTTTTTTATCATGGCGTACCTTATTCGCCACCGAGTGCTGAGTTTCCAGGATGGCTTTTTTATGCCAGTACTAACTTTAATCAAAACTCACATTTCTTTAAAGAGCTGCCACTTTTAAATAGATATATAGAGGTTTGTCAAACGAGATTGCAGCAAAGCACGCCTGATAATGATGTGCTTATACTTTTACCTTTTTCAGATTTATGGCATTCTGTAGGAACCAAGTCGAAAATGCACATGGTAGATGTACATAACATTACTAATGGTGGTATTTTTTCCAAAGAATTATTGAGCCTTTTAGATGATTTAAAAGCTGCCGGTATTTCATATGACTTTATTTCGGACAGTCAGTTGTATGATTTAGATGTGGTAGCTGAGAATCAATCTTATTTACGAATCAAGAATGGTTTAGCGAAGTATAAGGCGGTGGTGATTCCAAAATCGGTTCACATGAAGAAGGAAACGGCTAGTAGGCTGAAGTTTTTCCATGAGGCTAAGGTACCTGTGGTTTTTGAAAAAGCTTTACCTTCTAAGTCTTTCGGATACCAAGACTTTGACAAAAGAGATACTGAGTTAAAAGCAATGCTTTCAGCAATGGCAGAGCAAGTTTCAAAGTCACCTTTGACTACTCTAAACGCATTTAATGTTGGTGGAGAAGAGTTGGGTCAATTAGGTTTGGACTTTGTAAGGAAAATAAATGCTAAAGGCCAAAAAGAATACTTTGTGAGTAATCTATCCGTAAATACCATTGACCAAAATGTATGGTTAAATACTACTGCTGAAAGCTTTGGAGTATTCTCGCCATTGACAGAGGATTCTGGTGTTTTAAAGGCAATTGACCAAAAGGAAGGGAAATCATTAATTCCATTTTATTTAGAACCAGGGCAAAGTGTTTTCTTTGTAGCTGGCGGCGGTTCAATAGAAGGATGGGTTTGGCATAAAACAAGTGAAGAATTAGAAATCAAAGGAGAGTGGCAAGTAGATTTCTTAGAAGGAAATCCAGAAAAGCCAGTTTCTTATGTAACCTCAGAATTAAGTTCATGGACAAACGCACCAGACACCAAGGCTCAGTATTTTGATGGCTACGCTAAATATTCTATAGATTTTAGTTTGTCAAAACTATCTGGAAATGCAGCTGTGTTATCGCTGGGTGACGTTCGTGAAACCGCCAAAGTGTTGTTGAACGGTGTTGATTTAGGTACGGCATGGAGTTTGCCATTTGAAATTAATGTTCCTAAGGGAAATTTAAAGGCTGAGAATCACCTTGAAATAGTAGTTAGGAATACTTCTGCCAACAGAATAAGACTTTTAGACAAAGAAGGAGTGCCTTGGAAAAAGTTCTACGACATTAATTTTGTGGATATTACGTATACTCCTTTTGATGCTTCTAAGTGGGCACCAGTTTCTTCGGGCTTGTTAGGCCCAGTAAAACTATCATTTGAATAA
- a CDS encoding glycoside hydrolase family 32 protein translates to MKSFSILLLASLFLACQSENPLENTYRPLHHFTPPQNWTNDPNGMVYLDGEYHFFYQYNPFGDKWGHMSWGHAVSRDLKTWEHLPLALPEFDNGDGTTTMIFSGSAVVDSANTSGFFEEGFTKGMVAIFTSHIDSSGTGIAQHQSLGYSADKGRSWKLYDENPVLDIGLKDFRDPNVIWNEQREAWLMAVVKPREYMAQFYESADLKNWTLLSEFGQQGDTTKIWECPSLFKVPVEGSDEKKWVLLISSGHKTEGFVGMQYFVGDFDGVNFTVQRQDDVFALDHGKDFYAAIPFNNLRGEYDKPVIMGWGNNWAYANDIPTVGFRGNFSFPRALSLTLNNDTYRLKSEPIVSEEIKTYEIDSEVLSLNEPSFHLHVKRDVSEKGFELKVAASKEEFVLFSYDLEKSELSFDRTMSGKTDFNKAFPSVETVKVSPKNGEIELDIYFDVALVEVFINGGEEVITNQIFPTSYKVEVALK, encoded by the coding sequence ATGAAATCTTTTTCAATTCTACTGTTGGCTAGTCTTTTTCTTGCCTGCCAATCCGAAAATCCATTGGAAAATACCTATAGACCTCTTCACCATTTTACCCCTCCACAAAACTGGACAAACGACCCCAACGGGATGGTTTACCTTGATGGAGAATATCATTTTTTCTATCAATATAATCCCTTTGGAGATAAATGGGGGCATATGAGTTGGGGACATGCGGTGAGTAGGGATTTGAAAACATGGGAGCACTTACCATTAGCACTTCCTGAGTTTGATAATGGAGACGGTACCACCACCATGATTTTTTCTGGTTCTGCTGTGGTAGATTCCGCCAATACTTCAGGCTTTTTTGAAGAAGGTTTTACCAAAGGTATGGTAGCTATTTTTACTTCTCATATTGACAGTAGCGGTACTGGAATAGCACAGCATCAAAGCTTAGGTTATAGTGCTGACAAGGGAAGAAGTTGGAAACTTTATGATGAAAACCCAGTGCTTGACATTGGTTTGAAAGACTTTAGAGACCCAAATGTGATTTGGAATGAGCAAAGGGAAGCTTGGTTAATGGCCGTAGTTAAGCCTCGTGAATATATGGCTCAATTCTATGAGTCAGCAGATTTGAAAAATTGGACATTACTTAGCGAGTTTGGCCAACAAGGCGACACCACAAAAATCTGGGAATGCCCTTCACTTTTTAAAGTGCCTGTAGAGGGTTCAGATGAAAAAAAATGGGTACTCCTTATTTCGTCAGGTCATAAAACGGAAGGTTTTGTGGGCATGCAGTATTTTGTTGGTGATTTTGATGGAGTCAATTTTACGGTTCAGAGGCAAGATGACGTTTTTGCTCTAGACCATGGCAAGGACTTTTACGCCGCTATTCCTTTCAATAATTTACGTGGCGAGTACGATAAACCCGTGATTATGGGTTGGGGTAATAACTGGGCTTATGCCAATGACATTCCAACAGTCGGTTTTAGAGGTAATTTTTCTTTTCCAAGGGCATTGTCTTTAACATTAAATAATGACACTTATAGGTTAAAAAGTGAGCCAATTGTTTCTGAAGAAATCAAAACTTATGAGATAGATTCAGAGGTATTGAGTTTAAATGAGCCAAGCTTTCACTTGCACGTAAAAAGAGATGTGTCAGAGAAAGGTTTTGAGCTCAAAGTGGCAGCTTCAAAAGAAGAGTTTGTCCTGTTTTCTTACGACTTAGAAAAAAGCGAATTAAGTTTTGATAGAACAATGTCTGGTAAAACAGATTTTAATAAAGCCTTTCCAAGTGTAGAAACGGTGAAGGTTTCACCTAAAAACGGAGAGATAGAGTTGGATATCTATTTTGATGTGGCTTTGGTTGAAGTTTTTATTAATGGTGGAGAGGAAGTAATAACAAATCAAATTTTCCCAACTAGCTATAAAGTGGAGGTTGCCTTGAAATAG
- a CDS encoding n-acetylglutamate synthase — translation MIDYNNRKFRVMSNSENGETDGNTIFLYQQTGDILSCNYKGEQIINGHLLAKVRSDGSLEMAYHQINTKGELLTGNCLSTPEILPDGRVRLHEKWQWTSGDFSKGESTLEEIKE, via the coding sequence ATGATTGATTATAATAATAGGAAGTTTAGGGTGATGTCAAATTCGGAGAATGGCGAAACTGACGGAAATACTATCTTCCTGTACCAGCAAACGGGTGACATACTAAGTTGCAATTATAAAGGAGAGCAAATCATAAATGGTCATCTTTTAGCAAAAGTAAGATCTGACGGAAGCTTAGAAATGGCCTACCATCAAATCAATACAAAAGGTGAATTATTGACAGGGAATTGTCTTTCTACTCCTGAAATCTTACCTGATGGTCGTGTTAGATTACACGAAAAATGGCAGTGGACATCGGGAGACTTTTCTAAGGGAGAGTCAACCCTTGAAGAAATTAAGGAATGA
- a CDS encoding DNA alkylation repair protein has protein sequence MTYQEVIEELHALANPEKVQFKKEKFGIITSDALGVYHADLKILAKKIGADNELALKLFDSGIFEGRLLCSKIFKPKDITEALMETWLVTFENWEICDSFSMGLFSKSPFAVKKIREWSTREREFEKRAAFATLSSYCMADKKSENELFLSFLPIIEREATDERLYVKKAVNWALRSIGKRNIDLNKAAIGLSRELLKKESKVSKWIAKDALRELEKEGANILDYPRAIYRT, from the coding sequence ATGACTTATCAAGAAGTCATAGAGGAATTGCATGCTCTAGCGAATCCTGAAAAAGTACAATTCAAAAAGGAGAAGTTCGGCATAATTACCAGTGACGCGTTAGGCGTTTATCATGCTGACTTAAAAATTCTAGCTAAGAAAATAGGGGCGGATAATGAATTGGCGTTGAAATTGTTTGACTCCGGTATTTTTGAAGGAAGACTTTTGTGTAGCAAAATATTTAAACCTAAGGATATTACAGAAGCCTTGATGGAAACATGGCTAGTGACTTTTGAAAACTGGGAGATATGTGATTCATTTAGCATGGGTTTGTTTTCTAAATCACCTTTTGCGGTAAAGAAAATAAGAGAATGGTCTACCAGAGAGCGGGAGTTTGAGAAGCGAGCTGCCTTTGCTACGCTATCATCTTACTGCATGGCAGATAAAAAGTCAGAGAACGAACTTTTCCTTTCTTTTTTACCAATCATAGAAAGGGAAGCGACGGATGAAAGGCTGTACGTCAAAAAGGCTGTAAACTGGGCTTTACGCAGTATTGGTAAGAGAAACATAGATTTGAATAAAGCAGCCATAGGCTTGTCAAGGGAACTACTAAAAAAGGAAAGTAAAGTTTCCAAATGGATTGCGAAGGATGCCTTGAGAGAATTGGAGAAAGAAGGGGCTAATATTTTAGACTACCCGAGAGCTATTTATAGGACATAA
- the glmM gene encoding phosphoglucosamine mutase, whose product MTLIKSISGIRGTIGGKSGDSLSPLDIVKFTAAFGTFLKKRNEDNHSIILGRDARLSGEMISGLVSNTLISLGFNVIDLGLSTTPTVEMAVITEKASGGIILTASHNPIQWNALKLLNEKGEFISALDGEQLLEIAESEDFNFAEVKKLGTYSTDDTLLQKHIDAILALELVDVDAIKKANFSVALDAINSSGGIAVPLLLNQLGVKNIKCINCEPTGNFAHNPEPLPKHLTEICNELEKGDYNLGIVVDPDVDRLAFICENGEPFGEEYTLVAIADYILSKTAKKGLKTVSNLSSSMALKVVTEKHDGEYHASAVGEVNVVTKMKEVGAIIGGEGNGGIIYPELHYGRDSLVGIALFLSQLAHYKKPVGFLRKSYPNYFIAKKKVELDKSMDLDAIIGGVKEKYKKYPADTQDGLKIIFGNEWVHLRKSNTEPIVRIYAESEFDTTANNLADKIIEDIKELMKATGDSK is encoded by the coding sequence GTGACCTTAATTAAATCCATCTCAGGAATAAGAGGAACCATCGGCGGAAAATCTGGCGATAGCCTTAGCCCTTTAGATATTGTAAAATTCACCGCTGCTTTTGGTACTTTTTTAAAGAAAAGAAACGAAGACAATCATAGCATAATTCTCGGAAGAGATGCTAGACTATCTGGCGAGATGATTTCTGGCCTTGTAAGTAATACCTTAATCAGCTTAGGCTTTAACGTAATTGACTTAGGTCTATCCACCACGCCAACTGTAGAAATGGCGGTGATAACAGAAAAAGCTTCGGGAGGAATAATACTGACAGCTAGTCATAACCCTATTCAGTGGAATGCACTAAAACTGCTTAATGAAAAAGGCGAATTTATTTCTGCCCTAGACGGAGAGCAATTACTAGAAATAGCAGAAAGTGAAGATTTCAATTTTGCTGAAGTTAAGAAACTAGGAACATACAGCACCGACGATACTTTACTTCAAAAACATATTGATGCCATTCTTGCTCTAGAATTAGTAGATGTAGATGCTATCAAAAAGGCCAATTTCTCTGTAGCCCTAGACGCCATCAACTCATCTGGTGGTATAGCAGTACCTTTATTACTAAATCAACTTGGCGTTAAAAACATTAAGTGTATCAACTGTGAGCCTACGGGTAACTTTGCTCACAACCCCGAACCACTTCCTAAACACCTTACTGAAATTTGTAACGAATTAGAAAAAGGCGATTATAATTTAGGTATCGTGGTCGATCCTGATGTAGACCGTTTAGCATTTATATGTGAAAATGGCGAGCCATTTGGAGAAGAATACACACTAGTGGCAATAGCAGACTATATACTTTCTAAGACCGCTAAGAAAGGCCTGAAAACGGTTTCTAATCTATCTTCTAGCATGGCTCTTAAAGTGGTGACAGAAAAACATGATGGAGAATATCACGCTTCTGCCGTTGGTGAAGTGAATGTGGTTACCAAAATGAAAGAAGTAGGTGCCATTATTGGTGGTGAAGGAAACGGAGGTATCATTTACCCTGAACTACATTACGGTAGAGATTCATTGGTAGGAATAGCTTTATTTCTATCTCAATTAGCTCATTACAAAAAGCCAGTCGGTTTCTTAAGAAAAAGCTACCCAAACTATTTCATAGCTAAAAAGAAAGTGGAATTAGATAAGTCTATGGACTTAGATGCTATCATTGGTGGGGTAAAAGAAAAATACAAAAAGTATCCTGCGGACACTCAAGATGGCCTAAAAATCATTTTTGGAAACGAATGGGTACATCTTAGAAAGTCAAATACTGAGCCTATTGTTAGAATATACGCGGAATCAGAATTTGATACCACGGCAAATAATTTGGCCGATAAAATCATTGAGGATATCAAGGAGCTAATGAAAGCTACTGGAGATTCTAAGTAA
- a CDS encoding toxin-antitoxin system YwqK family antitoxin, with translation MKGLISFFLLIIISVPSTLWACKCSNYGFNSTEELERYKFIGLVKIDSVYESPENNGNRKLGFFHEVSFSILELYKGDSIKTLQVRGGNKALEIGWTSCDLDISQGTEWVLLASEKENGQLITGACTYSRQYKSEEGKRDWLYKRGFEEIEKLRKLYRVKPAGGKPDSGVYKHYYKDGSIELEEIYLKGELHGKRKVYYPNGNIMLVDSFFQGQQTGRSFWYYLDGEVFRNCNFLNGKKADSCTIFYQNGKVRSWNVYSKDGIGLYGSSFGIDGNLQNMYERLVSENKMKTSTFFDSGEVHYISINDIDNFQNESYTQYYRNGKIERTDNDFEKGEIRSETKKYSEEGDLIFHRQTLRDGTRVEIVNKE, from the coding sequence ATGAAAGGCCTAATAAGTTTTTTTCTATTGATTATTATTTCAGTTCCGTCTACTCTTTGGGCCTGTAAATGTTCAAACTATGGCTTTAATAGCACGGAGGAATTGGAACGATATAAGTTTATTGGTCTTGTTAAAATTGATTCGGTATATGAAAGCCCTGAAAATAATGGGAATAGAAAATTAGGCTTCTTTCATGAAGTGAGTTTCTCAATTTTAGAGCTTTATAAAGGAGATAGTATTAAAACTTTACAAGTCAGAGGTGGAAATAAAGCCCTGGAAATAGGCTGGACATCTTGTGATTTGGACATTAGTCAGGGGACAGAGTGGGTTTTATTGGCCTCCGAAAAGGAAAATGGTCAGCTAATTACAGGAGCCTGTACATATTCTAGACAATATAAAAGTGAAGAAGGTAAGAGAGACTGGCTATATAAAAGAGGCTTTGAGGAAATTGAGAAGCTTAGGAAGTTGTATAGGGTAAAACCGGCTGGTGGCAAACCAGACAGCGGTGTTTATAAACACTACTATAAGGATGGGAGCATTGAGCTTGAGGAAATATACCTTAAGGGCGAGCTTCATGGTAAAAGAAAGGTTTATTATCCCAATGGTAATATAATGCTAGTGGATAGTTTTTTTCAAGGCCAACAAACTGGAAGATCATTTTGGTACTATTTGGATGGAGAGGTTTTTAGAAATTGTAATTTTCTAAATGGCAAGAAAGCGGATAGTTGTACAATATTTTACCAGAACGGAAAGGTTCGTTCCTGGAATGTTTATTCAAAAGATGGAATTGGGCTCTATGGCAGCAGTTTTGGAATTGATGGCAATCTCCAAAATATGTACGAAAGACTAGTCTCTGAAAATAAAATGAAAACTTCAACTTTTTTTGATTCAGGTGAAGTGCACTATATTTCTATCAATGACATTGATAACTTTCAAAATGAAAGTTATACTCAGTATTATAGAAACGGTAAAATTGAAAGAACTGATAACGATTTTGAAAAAGGAGAAATCCGTTCCGAAACAAAGAAATATAGTGAAGAGGGGGATTTAATTTTTCATCGTCAAACATTGAGAGACGGAACTAGGGTTGAAATTGTAAACAAGGAATGA
- a CDS encoding phosphoheptose isomerase, whose amino-acid sequence MSLDFDKSAERPSVFEGVQSFLDDKGFQVVATDHNRPWGGFFVLEESQAPDFIKSFFPHLSLEDFAGFEKLSPKILVVAPDQRLSWQYHHRRAEIWKLIGGVAGVVISDTDEQTELQHLQIGQVINLKCGERHRLVGTDGYGIVAEIWQHTDKENPSNEDDIVRVQDDFGR is encoded by the coding sequence ATGAGTTTAGATTTTGATAAGAGTGCTGAAAGGCCAAGTGTTTTTGAAGGAGTTCAGAGCTTCTTAGATGATAAAGGTTTTCAAGTGGTAGCTACAGACCATAATAGACCATGGGGTGGATTCTTTGTTTTGGAAGAGAGTCAAGCTCCTGACTTTATTAAAAGTTTTTTTCCTCACCTTTCTTTGGAAGACTTTGCAGGATTTGAAAAACTTAGTCCTAAAATTTTGGTAGTAGCTCCTGACCAAAGGCTTTCATGGCAGTATCACCACAGACGTGCGGAAATATGGAAACTGATAGGCGGAGTCGCTGGTGTAGTTATTTCTGATACAGATGAGCAAACCGAATTACAACACTTGCAAATTGGTCAAGTCATTAACCTTAAATGTGGTGAAAGACATAGACTAGTAGGAACGGATGGTTACGGAATAGTAGCAGAGATTTGGCAACATACAGACAAAGAAAATCCATCTAACGAAGACGACATAGTTCGTGTTCAAGATGATTTTGGACGTTAA
- a CDS encoding mechanosensitive ion channel family protein has translation MQKYTDQFLSMAVEYAPKILLALITLIVGFWIIKKITNILEKTLDNRNVDETVKPFLLSLVSIGLKVLLLFTVAGMFGVETASFIAIFGAMAFAIGMALQGSLGHFASGVMLLTFKPYVVGDLVELGGKVGVVEAIQIFNTILLTPDNKKVIIPNGVVTSDVILNISGQGEIRVDMTFGIGYAEDIDQARKVIQQVADSCPQVLTTKPVDIFVSELADSSVNFAVRPWAKSEHYWDVYFFMHEQLKKGFDNAKIEIPFPQRTVHLQK, from the coding sequence ATGCAAAAATATACTGACCAATTCTTAAGCATGGCCGTTGAATACGCCCCAAAAATACTTTTAGCTCTTATAACGCTAATCGTTGGTTTTTGGATAATTAAGAAAATTACCAATATTTTAGAAAAAACATTAGACAATAGAAATGTTGATGAGACTGTCAAGCCATTTTTATTATCGTTAGTAAGTATAGGTTTAAAAGTACTTTTACTTTTTACTGTAGCAGGAATGTTTGGCGTAGAAACCGCTTCATTCATTGCGATTTTTGGTGCCATGGCCTTTGCCATTGGAATGGCTCTTCAAGGTAGCCTAGGACATTTTGCCAGTGGCGTTATGCTACTTACATTCAAACCTTACGTGGTAGGCGATTTAGTAGAATTAGGAGGGAAAGTAGGTGTGGTAGAAGCCATTCAAATCTTCAACACCATTTTATTAACACCTGACAATAAAAAAGTCATTATCCCTAACGGTGTTGTAACCAGTGATGTTATCCTGAACATTTCAGGACAAGGAGAAATAAGAGTAGATATGACTTTTGGGATAGGTTACGCTGAAGATATAGACCAAGCCAGAAAAGTAATTCAGCAAGTGGCAGATTCTTGTCCTCAAGTACTGACAACTAAGCCAGTTGATATCTTTGTGTCAGAACTAGCTGATAGCTCTGTGAATTTCGCAGTACGTCCATGGGCTAAAAGTGAACATTACTGGGATGTATATTTCTTCATGCATGAGCAACTTAAGAAAGGATTCGACAATGCGAAAATCGAGATTCCGTTTCCACAAAGAACGGTACATTTACAGAAGTAA
- a CDS encoding mechanosensitive ion channel family protein, with protein MQKYIDQVMSMAVEFLPKVLLTIVTLIVGFWIIKKITATFKKTLDKREIDETVKPFLVSLVSIGLKVLLCFSAAGIFGVETASFVAVLGALAFAIGMALQGSLGHFASGVLLLVFKPYQVGDVVEISGKIGTVKGIHIFNTILMTHDNKKVVIPNGVVTSGVIINITGQEEQKLVMTFGIGYGDDIDKARSVIKQVIDSCPNIMREKPIDIFVSELADSSVNFSVRVWAKNEHYWGINFYMQEHIKKAFDKEGIEIPFPQRSVHIEKTA; from the coding sequence ATGCAGAAGTATATAGACCAGGTTATGAGTATGGCGGTCGAATTTTTACCAAAAGTTCTTTTAACCATCGTTACACTTATCGTTGGTTTTTGGATTATCAAAAAAATCACCGCAACCTTTAAAAAAACATTAGATAAAAGAGAGATTGATGAAACGGTAAAACCTTTTTTGGTTTCGCTAGTTAGTATAGGATTGAAAGTATTGCTATGCTTTAGTGCTGCAGGTATTTTCGGAGTAGAAACAGCCTCTTTTGTAGCCGTTTTAGGAGCTTTGGCTTTTGCCATTGGCATGGCTTTGCAGGGTAGTCTAGGTCATTTTGCTAGTGGCGTTTTGCTTTTAGTCTTTAAACCTTATCAGGTAGGTGATGTGGTAGAAATTAGTGGTAAAATAGGTACCGTAAAAGGTATCCATATTTTTAATACCATTCTAATGACGCACGATAATAAGAAAGTAGTGATACCAAATGGCGTGGTGACCAGCGGTGTTATTATTAACATTACCGGTCAAGAAGAACAAAAACTAGTAATGACCTTCGGTATAGGTTATGGCGATGATATTGACAAAGCTAGAAGTGTAATCAAACAAGTGATAGACAGCTGCCCTAATATCATGAGAGAGAAGCCTATTGATATTTTTGTATCAGAACTAGCCGATAGCTCTGTCAACTTTTCAGTAAGAGTTTGGGCTAAAAACGAACATTATTGGGGTATTAATTTCTACATGCAAGAGCACATTAAAAAGGCATTTGATAAGGAAGGAATTGAAATTCCGTTTCCACAAAGGTCTGTGCATATTGAGAAAACTGCTTAA